From Novosphingobium decolorationis, one genomic window encodes:
- a CDS encoding cellulose synthase operon protein YhjQ/BcsQ: MALIVCHSPKGGTGNTFLAAHMALGLAEAGADVTVLSMAAHDTLPFHFALPPSTTLSALHAPSEDAVVVSGIDLRHAQNAPNDPDFIPMLKDLGYFQTGRERTLILDVPSCERNLARRLVNHACAHLCALDTAPETLALLPQMFDEAGKGGLSRTSFVINRLDDTRRLARHNAAFVRELMGPRLIGRIRLDESVPESIAMLQTLARYAPSSAALADVRRLVDIVLPALDTDISIWSGAKSSSYAA, from the coding sequence ATGGCCCTCATCGTCTGCCATTCGCCTAAGGGCGGCACCGGCAACACCTTCCTCGCCGCGCACATGGCGCTCGGGCTGGCCGAGGCCGGAGCGGACGTGACCGTGCTCTCCATGGCCGCGCACGACACGCTCCCCTTCCACTTCGCGCTGCCCCCCTCGACCACGCTGTCCGCGCTCCATGCCCCGAGCGAGGATGCGGTGGTGGTCTCGGGGATCGACCTGCGCCATGCGCAGAACGCGCCCAATGACCCCGACTTCATCCCGATGCTCAAGGACCTGGGCTACTTCCAGACCGGCCGCGAGCGCACGCTGATCCTCGATGTGCCCTCGTGCGAGCGCAACCTCGCACGGCGCCTCGTCAATCACGCCTGCGCCCACCTGTGCGCGCTCGACACCGCGCCCGAGACCCTCGCGCTGCTGCCGCAGATGTTCGACGAGGCGGGCAAGGGTGGCCTGTCGCGCACGTCGTTCGTGATCAACCGGCTCGATGACACCCGCCGCCTCGCGCGCCACAACGCCGCCTTCGTGCGCGAACTGATGGGGCCGCGCCTGATCGGGCGCATCCGGCTGGACGAATCGGTTCCCGAATCGATCGCGATGCTCCAGACCCTGGCGCGCTATGCCCCCTCCAGCGCCGCGCTCGCCGACGTGCGCCGCCTGGTCGACATCGTCCTGCCCGCGCTCGATACCGACATCAGCATCTGGTCCGGCGCAAAGAGCTCGAGCTACGCCGCATGA
- the bcsA gene encoding UDP-forming cellulose synthase catalytic subunit translates to MIKALTSTRALRYLALIPIVFIAAVVIAVPLDGTAQWVCAGVTIAGAVALRRWKSPRGGLALGLLAILVSTRYIVWRTTQTLSFGTLPEFAFGGVLYLAELYAWVILMLGFLQTSFPLERPVIEPEGDPEDWPTVDIYIPTYNESLEIVRNTVFAAMDLDYPVERYRVFILDDGKRAEFRAFAKEAGCGYITRDNNLHAKAGNLNAAMKKTDGELIAIFDCDHVPTRAFLQLTIGWFQKDKRLALIQTPHHMYSLDPVQRNLASTMGDMPGEGDLFYGPVQGGNDLWNATFFCGSCAIIRREALEETNGFAGETVTEDAHTALKLQRTGWNTAYISARLSAGLATERLVLHVGQRIRWARGMTQILRIDCPLFGKGLTWQQRLCYLNAMLHFQYPIPRIVFLTSPLAYLMFGQNIIQASASLIFAYAMPHLYCSSVANERTQGSDRRPFWGEVYETILAFHLVKPTVMTWFQPRKGKFNVTDKGSLLDKTYFDWAIVKPHLICVGIIVAGMLMAISKWAFFPYMFNIQTDTLVLNLAWAMFSLIILIAAIAVARETRQARQDIRIPVKLPVSAYLQSGHVVPATTLDISMGGAALALPEELPVKDRSVRHITMSMGNEVLCIPVETMRTQGANTYVRFEKLDIMAGRHLVRAVMGRADAWQPVAPRESVTGLRSLADIILVDLVTLKRMLRLNFAERRAMRQAEADNDNSASSAADAEKDSANKAEAKSKEKGKAKEKGKAARIAKAAAITGALLLGTAGIFFGASQSHAATASASEATPAALEGDGLTDRLTFEDLRVTTPIRLLGTQGEMGIPFGMRQDRVVTKATLVLQMAWSPSMLDDLSQLVVMLNGEVVDTLRLTRANAQGRIVRVAVNPALFLPGDNQLNLRLIGHYARDCEDPFHSALWANISNTRSWLDVEYARLPYKPDLARLPLPFFDKGQNMPLDMPFVFAGAPGRGELEAAAASASWLGSLASYRGFTFKPVIGALPRGNAIVFLKSGQSLPGLEIAPAQGPSAAVVRNPADAGGTLLVLMGRNNGELRLAASAVAIGKGVFGGARMSFEGVRIPVWDRYSALRWVSTEKPVKLGEIMEPYALQGMGIRPGPISARFRMAPDLFFWPRQGGRLNLGYRYPVAKWMDRRASRLDVSLNGQYLKTLGLGGDWWDGLLGHASAKSHDSEATLTLPRYTMFGQNQVTFDYNMIIADKKKCTGTLPENVHVSVDPNSTIDLTSAYHAIQMPDLATFASAGFPFTVSPDLSQTTVIMGEKPSTAAIRAFLELMGRFGDSTGVPATSVTVATDVDADALSAQDVLVVGGTALAGHEELFEGSPLRFAGGRLSVSERSMLQNVAALFGGTERDDPMAAEPVIYNARGFSGIVSFRSPFASDRTVVALLADSGPALPQLVEGMADAKINAMIQGDLSVTEGDGMASFALGERYWSGSLPFWMKIAYWISQRPLLLGVFALALAIVLASPAYLYFRRQAQRRLGAEDDNA, encoded by the coding sequence ATGATCAAGGCGCTGACGTCGACGCGCGCGCTGCGCTACCTTGCCCTCATCCCCATCGTCTTCATCGCGGCGGTGGTGATCGCGGTGCCGCTGGACGGGACCGCACAGTGGGTCTGCGCCGGCGTCACGATTGCCGGCGCGGTGGCGCTGCGCCGCTGGAAGAGCCCGCGCGGCGGCCTTGCGCTGGGTCTCCTCGCGATCCTCGTGTCGACCCGCTACATCGTGTGGCGCACGACGCAGACGCTCTCCTTCGGCACGCTCCCCGAATTCGCCTTCGGCGGCGTCCTTTACCTGGCCGAGCTCTACGCCTGGGTCATCCTCATGCTGGGCTTCCTGCAGACCAGCTTCCCGCTCGAACGCCCGGTGATCGAGCCCGAGGGCGATCCCGAGGACTGGCCGACCGTCGACATCTATATCCCGACCTACAACGAGAGCCTCGAGATCGTGCGCAACACCGTGTTTGCCGCGATGGATCTCGACTACCCGGTCGAGCGCTACCGCGTGTTCATCCTCGACGATGGCAAGCGCGCGGAATTCCGCGCCTTCGCCAAGGAAGCGGGCTGCGGCTACATCACGCGCGACAACAACCTGCACGCCAAGGCGGGCAACCTCAATGCGGCGATGAAGAAGACCGACGGCGAACTGATCGCGATCTTCGACTGCGACCACGTGCCCACCCGCGCCTTCCTCCAGCTGACCATCGGCTGGTTCCAGAAGGACAAGCGCCTCGCCCTGATCCAGACCCCGCACCACATGTACTCGCTCGACCCGGTGCAGCGTAACCTCGCTTCCACGATGGGCGACATGCCCGGCGAGGGCGACCTGTTCTACGGCCCGGTCCAGGGCGGCAACGACCTGTGGAACGCGACCTTCTTCTGCGGCTCCTGCGCGATCATCCGCCGCGAAGCGCTGGAAGAGACCAACGGATTTGCCGGCGAGACGGTGACCGAGGACGCGCACACCGCGCTCAAGCTGCAGCGCACCGGCTGGAACACCGCCTATATCAGCGCGCGCCTGTCCGCAGGGCTCGCCACCGAGCGCCTCGTCCTCCACGTCGGCCAGCGCATCCGCTGGGCGCGCGGCATGACCCAGATCCTGCGCATCGACTGCCCGCTCTTCGGCAAGGGCCTCACCTGGCAGCAGCGCCTGTGCTACCTCAACGCCATGCTGCACTTCCAGTACCCGATCCCCCGGATCGTGTTCCTGACCAGCCCGCTCGCCTATCTCATGTTCGGCCAGAACATCATCCAGGCCTCGGCCTCGCTGATCTTCGCCTACGCCATGCCCCACCTCTACTGCTCCTCGGTCGCCAACGAGCGCACGCAAGGCTCGGACCGCCGTCCGTTCTGGGGCGAGGTCTACGAGACCATCCTGGCCTTCCACCTCGTCAAGCCGACGGTGATGACCTGGTTCCAGCCGCGTAAGGGCAAGTTCAACGTGACCGACAAGGGCTCGCTGCTCGACAAGACCTACTTCGACTGGGCCATCGTCAAGCCGCACCTGATCTGCGTCGGGATCATCGTTGCGGGCATGCTCATGGCCATCAGCAAATGGGCCTTCTTCCCCTACATGTTCAACATCCAGACCGATACGCTGGTGCTGAACCTGGCCTGGGCGATGTTCAGCCTGATCATCCTCATCGCCGCCATCGCGGTCGCGCGCGAGACGCGCCAGGCGCGCCAGGACATCCGCATCCCGGTCAAGCTCCCGGTCAGCGCCTACCTCCAAAGCGGGCACGTGGTACCCGCCACCACCCTCGACATCTCGATGGGCGGCGCGGCGCTGGCCTTGCCCGAGGAATTGCCGGTGAAGGACCGTTCGGTGCGCCACATCACCATGTCGATGGGCAACGAAGTGCTGTGCATCCCCGTCGAGACGATGCGCACCCAGGGCGCAAACACCTATGTGCGCTTTGAAAAACTCGATATCATGGCCGGTCGCCACCTCGTGCGCGCCGTCATGGGCCGGGCCGACGCCTGGCAGCCTGTTGCTCCCCGCGAATCCGTTACCGGACTTCGCTCACTTGCGGATATCATCTTGGTCGACCTGGTTACCCTGAAGCGCATGCTGCGCCTCAACTTCGCCGAACGCCGCGCGATGCGCCAGGCCGAGGCGGACAACGACAACTCTGCGTCGAGCGCCGCCGACGCGGAAAAGGACAGCGCGAACAAGGCCGAGGCAAAGAGCAAGGAAAAGGGCAAGGCCAAGGAAAAGGGCAAGGCAGCCCGGATCGCCAAGGCCGCCGCCATCACCGGGGCCCTGCTCCTGGGCACGGCGGGCATCTTCTTCGGCGCCAGCCAGAGCCATGCCGCCACGGCCAGCGCGAGCGAGGCCACCCCGGCCGCGCTTGAAGGCGATGGTCTCACCGACCGCCTCACCTTCGAGGACCTGCGCGTCACCACCCCGATCCGCCTGCTGGGCACCCAGGGCGAGATGGGCATCCCCTTCGGCATGCGCCAGGACCGCGTCGTCACCAAGGCCACGCTCGTCCTGCAGATGGCCTGGTCACCCTCGATGCTCGACGACCTGAGCCAGCTGGTGGTGATGCTGAACGGCGAGGTGGTGGACACGCTGCGCCTCACCCGCGCCAACGCCCAGGGCCGGATCGTGCGCGTCGCGGTCAACCCGGCGCTGTTCCTGCCCGGCGACAACCAGCTCAACCTGCGCCTCATCGGCCACTACGCGCGCGACTGCGAGGACCCGTTCCACTCCGCGCTCTGGGCCAATATCTCGAACACCCGCTCGTGGCTTGATGTCGAATACGCGCGCCTGCCCTACAAGCCCGACCTTGCCCGCCTGCCGCTGCCCTTCTTCGACAAGGGCCAGAACATGCCGCTCGACATGCCCTTCGTCTTTGCCGGCGCGCCCGGCCGCGGCGAACTGGAGGCGGCCGCCGCCTCGGCGTCCTGGCTCGGCTCGCTAGCGAGCTACCGCGGCTTCACCTTCAAGCCGGTCATCGGCGCGCTGCCCAGGGGCAATGCGATCGTCTTCCTCAAGAGCGGCCAGTCGCTCCCCGGCCTCGAGATCGCGCCCGCCCAGGGGCCGAGCGCGGCGGTCGTGCGCAACCCGGCCGATGCGGGCGGAACCCTGCTCGTCCTGATGGGCCGCAACAACGGCGAATTGCGCCTTGCCGCCTCCGCCGTGGCCATCGGCAAAGGCGTCTTTGGCGGCGCGCGCATGAGCTTCGAGGGCGTGCGCATCCCGGTCTGGGACCGCTACAGCGCGCTGCGCTGGGTCTCGACCGAGAAGCCGGTCAAGCTGGGTGAGATCATGGAGCCCTACGCGCTCCAGGGCATGGGCATTCGCCCCGGCCCCATCTCGGCCCGCTTCCGCATGGCACCCGACCTGTTCTTCTGGCCGCGCCAGGGGGGCCGCCTGAACCTGGGCTACCGCTACCCGGTCGCCAAGTGGATGGACCGCCGCGCCTCGCGCCTCGACGTCTCGCTCAATGGCCAGTATCTGAAGACGCTGGGTCTGGGCGGTGACTGGTGGGATGGCCTCCTGGGCCACGCCAGCGCCAAGAGCCACGATTCCGAGGCCACCCTGACCCTGCCGCGCTACACCATGTTCGGGCAGAACCAGGTCACCTTCGACTACAACATGATCATCGCCGACAAGAAGAAGTGCACCGGCACCCTGCCCGAGAACGTGCACGTCTCGGTCGATCCCAACAGCACGATCGACCTCACCTCGGCCTACCACGCGATCCAGATGCCCGACCTTGCGACCTTTGCCAGCGCGGGCTTCCCCTTCACCGTCAGCCCCGACCTGTCGCAGACGACCGTGATCATGGGCGAGAAGCCGAGCACGGCCGCGATCCGGGCCTTCCTCGAGCTGATGGGCCGCTTCGGGGATTCCACCGGCGTTCCCGCCACCTCCGTCACGGTGGCCACCGACGTCGATGCCGATGCCCTCTCCGCGCAGGACGTGCTGGTCGTGGGCGGCACCGCGCTTGCGGGCCACGAGGAGCTCTTCGAAGGCTCGCCGCTGCGCTTTGCAGGCGGCCGCCTCTCGGTCTCCGAGCGCTCGATGCTGCAGAACGTCGCCGCGCTCTTCGGTGGCACCGAACGCGACGATCCGATGGCCGCTGAACCCGTGATCTACAACGCGCGCGGCTTTTCCGGGATCGTCAGCTTCCGTTCGCCCTTTGCCTCGGACCGCACTGTCGTCGCGCTTCTGGCCGACAGCGGCCCGGCCCTGCCCCAGCTCGTCGAGGGCATGGCCGATGCCAAGATCAACGCCATGATCCAGGGCGACCTCTCGGTCACCGAGGGCGATGGCATGGCCAGCTTCGCGCTGGGCGAGCGGTACTGGAGCGGCTCGCTGCCGTTCTGGATGAAGATCGCCTACTGGATCAGCCAGCGCCCGCTGCTGCTCGGCGTCTTTGCCCTCGCGCTGGCCATCGTGCTCGCCAGCCCCGCCTATCTCTACTTCCGCCGACAGGCCCAGCGCCGCCTCGGCGCCGAGGACGACAACGCATGA
- a CDS encoding cellulose biosynthesis protein BcsC, whose product MIEPRVPFPTRSRALRTAALAALLGGCAMGSVLPVAALAQDDGVAALIEQAKYWRSKGREDLAQQALRRARAIDPDNPAIAAASRAAPAPAPQAEKPSRQSQSAARTSAPGPARSAAPARRAAPARPSAADRAGRARVAGFEALEGERLETAATEFEKALAINSRDPDALGGLGIVRLRQQRFAEAADLLERASRAGKASQWAEGLASARYFAGVADAQDLLDRGQLGAAQARAEELVRSNYSEPAPALEILAQVYEQQGRYADAADLYRQAAEGANADENRLQMRAARGRALAAAERGDDTGAVQEFQAGLMADPEDPWIRYEFAQYMIKRGRMPEAESLLRALVSIGAPDALYAAALLNEDLGRPAEAERLLSMIPETQRTAPMRTFAIGVKTDAAIARARALSQNGQREQALGSLRQLGEMRAIPVGKQAAIASALFDLGDQAGAAEVAQRALNGEVTDLGEYEGLIGVLVQTGRDDLAQTALQRAGQMAGSSPQGQQAYGRMQATLMIGQADRARLAGSYAEAFDILQSAYSSAPDNVEILAGLARLYENGNMAPRAAQTWQLYLAKKPGDKDGLIGLAQSAQRAGDGRLSDEAADALLRSYPQDYQVYMALADVERVAGNERKAVRYLKQARELYARQHNATSVVALGGNPFAGMQGQAGANPFRNQGPAMAQPQPVNPFALGGGTRLPAPSYAPQAQPMGGYGASAGYAAANESYTGQGYGAQGYAAQASSAPSYDAGPDYSQGRAAPAYASRSASAPAAFAGSATATQSAAGYGAGAAPAPAYAPAGAPQRAGASIPTRYGGDPVLARIQSEIAELAQDTGPRGEVQTAYRRRSGETGLSQLDEIKGSAELSTGLAGGRVYAKAEASVIDAGRPTGSGLARFGANGVIEAAAIVAEQPSPLVNADSQHASGVAFSAGYTNDFAQVEVGTTPIGMGETKVTYRAAATPKIGRDVRASAWVERKPVTDSVVSYAGTRDPVTGVRWGQVMRFGAGGGLSYDRNGNGVYGEGRYYRFTGTNVAKNSGFEANAGGYLRAYQGRTDSVTVGLNVNYQGYDKSQNYFTFGNGGYFSPQSFISVGFPVNYAIEDERFVGRASFTPGFQSYSQDRSLLYPTEPLLQGLLDGLKLENDDVRSYYDGISETGFALSAEGELYYKLSNSTRIGGEASYNTFGSYDEFRGMLGVRQSFGSTK is encoded by the coding sequence ATGATCGAGCCCCGTGTCCCCTTCCCGACGCGCAGTCGCGCCCTGCGCACGGCGGCTCTGGCCGCGCTGCTGGGCGGCTGCGCCATGGGCTCGGTCCTCCCCGTCGCCGCCCTCGCCCAGGACGACGGGGTTGCTGCGCTGATCGAGCAGGCGAAGTACTGGCGCTCCAAGGGGCGCGAGGACCTTGCCCAGCAGGCCCTGCGCCGCGCGCGCGCCATCGATCCCGACAATCCCGCGATTGCCGCCGCCTCCCGCGCCGCACCCGCGCCTGCCCCGCAGGCCGAGAAGCCTTCGCGCCAGAGCCAGTCCGCCGCCCGCACGAGCGCGCCAGGCCCCGCGCGCAGCGCCGCACCGGCCCGCCGCGCAGCCCCGGCCCGGCCCAGCGCGGCCGACCGCGCAGGCCGTGCCCGTGTGGCCGGTTTCGAGGCTCTCGAAGGCGAACGCCTCGAAACCGCCGCCACCGAGTTCGAGAAGGCCCTTGCCATCAATTCCCGCGATCCCGATGCGCTGGGCGGGCTTGGCATCGTGCGCCTGCGCCAGCAGAGGTTCGCCGAGGCGGCTGACCTGCTCGAACGTGCCTCGCGCGCCGGGAAAGCCAGCCAGTGGGCCGAAGGGCTTGCCTCGGCGCGCTACTTCGCGGGCGTCGCGGACGCGCAGGACCTGCTCGACCGGGGCCAGCTGGGCGCCGCCCAGGCCCGCGCCGAGGAACTGGTCCGGTCAAACTACTCCGAACCGGCCCCCGCGCTGGAGATCCTCGCCCAGGTCTACGAGCAGCAGGGCCGCTACGCCGACGCTGCCGACCTCTACCGCCAGGCCGCCGAGGGCGCCAATGCCGACGAGAACCGCCTGCAGATGCGCGCCGCGCGGGGCCGCGCCCTTGCCGCGGCCGAACGCGGCGATGACACCGGCGCCGTCCAGGAGTTCCAGGCCGGGCTCATGGCCGATCCCGAGGACCCGTGGATCCGCTACGAATTCGCCCAATACATGATCAAGCGCGGGCGCATGCCCGAGGCGGAATCGCTGCTGCGCGCGCTCGTCAGCATCGGCGCGCCCGACGCGCTCTATGCCGCCGCGCTCCTCAACGAGGACCTGGGCCGTCCTGCCGAGGCCGAGCGCCTGCTTTCGATGATCCCCGAGACCCAGCGCACCGCGCCGATGCGCACCTTCGCGATCGGGGTGAAGACCGACGCGGCGATCGCGCGGGCCCGGGCGCTTTCCCAGAACGGCCAGCGCGAGCAGGCGCTGGGCTCGCTGCGCCAGCTGGGCGAGATGCGCGCCATTCCCGTAGGCAAGCAGGCCGCCATCGCCAGCGCCCTGTTCGACCTGGGCGATCAGGCCGGTGCCGCCGAGGTCGCCCAGCGCGCGCTCAACGGCGAAGTGACCGACCTTGGCGAATACGAAGGGCTGATCGGCGTCCTCGTCCAGACCGGCCGCGACGACCTCGCCCAGACCGCCCTCCAGCGCGCCGGGCAGATGGCCGGCTCCTCGCCGCAGGGCCAGCAGGCCTATGGCCGAATGCAGGCGACGCTGATGATCGGGCAGGCCGACCGCGCGCGCCTTGCCGGGAGCTACGCCGAAGCCTTCGACATCCTCCAGAGCGCGTACAGTTCCGCGCCCGACAACGTCGAGATCCTCGCCGGGCTCGCGCGCCTGTACGAGAACGGCAACATGGCGCCGCGCGCCGCGCAGACCTGGCAGCTGTACCTGGCCAAGAAGCCGGGCGACAAGGACGGCCTGATCGGCCTTGCCCAGAGCGCCCAGCGGGCGGGCGACGGCAGGCTCTCCGACGAGGCGGCCGACGCGCTGCTGCGCTCCTACCCGCAGGACTACCAGGTCTACATGGCGCTCGCCGATGTCGAGCGCGTCGCGGGCAACGAGAGGAAGGCGGTGCGCTACCTCAAGCAGGCGCGCGAACTCTACGCCCGCCAGCACAACGCGACCAGCGTTGTGGCGCTGGGCGGCAATCCCTTTGCCGGGATGCAGGGCCAGGCCGGAGCCAACCCGTTCCGCAACCAGGGCCCGGCCATGGCCCAGCCCCAGCCGGTCAACCCCTTCGCGCTGGGCGGCGGCACACGCCTTCCCGCCCCCTCCTACGCCCCGCAGGCCCAGCCGATGGGCGGCTATGGTGCCTCTGCAGGCTATGCCGCGGCGAACGAGAGCTACACGGGCCAGGGGTATGGCGCCCAGGGCTACGCAGCCCAGGCCTCCAGTGCGCCGAGCTACGATGCGGGCCCCGATTATAGCCAGGGCCGCGCCGCCCCCGCCTACGCCAGCCGCAGCGCCTCCGCGCCCGCCGCCTTCGCAGGCAGCGCCACCGCGACGCAAAGCGCGGCCGGATACGGCGCGGGCGCTGCCCCCGCCCCCGCCTACGCCCCTGCAGGAGCCCCGCAGAGGGCAGGAGCGAGCATACCGACCCGCTACGGCGGTGATCCGGTGCTGGCGCGGATCCAGTCCGAGATCGCCGAACTGGCGCAGGACACCGGCCCGCGCGGCGAAGTCCAGACCGCCTACCGCCGCCGTTCGGGCGAAACCGGCCTCAGCCAGCTCGACGAGATCAAGGGCTCGGCCGAACTCTCGACCGGCCTTGCGGGCGGGCGCGTCTACGCCAAGGCCGAAGCCAGCGTCATCGATGCAGGCCGTCCCACCGGCTCGGGGCTTGCCCGCTTCGGCGCGAACGGCGTGATCGAGGCGGCCGCAATTGTCGCCGAGCAGCCCTCGCCGCTCGTCAATGCAGACAGCCAGCACGCCTCGGGCGTCGCGTTCTCGGCCGGGTATACCAACGACTTCGCGCAGGTCGAAGTGGGCACGACCCCCATCGGCATGGGCGAAACGAAGGTCACCTACCGCGCCGCGGCGACCCCCAAGATCGGGCGCGACGTGCGCGCCAGCGCCTGGGTCGAACGCAAGCCCGTCACCGATTCGGTGGTCTCCTATGCAGGCACCCGCGATCCCGTCACCGGGGTGCGCTGGGGCCAGGTCATGCGCTTTGGCGCAGGCGGCGGGCTGTCCTACGACCGCAACGGCAACGGCGTGTACGGCGAGGGCCGCTACTACCGCTTCACCGGCACCAATGTCGCGAAGAACTCCGGCTTCGAGGCCAACGCGGGCGGATACCTGCGCGCCTACCAGGGCCGCACGGACTCGGTCACGGTCGGCCTCAACGTGAACTACCAGGGCTACGACAAGAGCCAGAACTACTTCACCTTCGGCAATGGCGGCTATTTCAGCCCGCAAAGCTTCATCTCGGTCGGCTTCCCAGTGAACTACGCGATCGAGGACGAACGCTTTGTCGGCCGTGCCTCGTTCACGCCCGGTTTTCAAAGCTACAGCCAGGATCGCAGCTTGCTCTATCCGACCGAACCTCTCCTCCAGGGCCTGCTCGATGGCCTCAAGCTCGAGAACGACGACGTGCGGTCCTATTATGACGGGATCAGCGAGACGGGTTTCGCGTTGTCGGCAGAGGGCGAACTTTACTACAAGCTGAGCAACTCCACCCGCATCGGGGGCGAGGCCAGCTACAACACGTTCGGTTCCTACGATGAATTCCGCGGCATGCTCGGCGTGCGCCAAAGCTTCGGGAGTACGAAGTAA
- the bcsD gene encoding cellulose biosynthesis protein BcsD, producing MNYQAFPSRSRSSDDTGLGGLALLAIASATEICEAVPELQARGFFAAIGRRMAALESLDDLSDAALLSMRINDFWRALDWGEAKLELTDEGIIVQHTNLPRGIAPDPRGHWATMLAGVLEGAYDSWFRTLGSGPALTTTAEWKGDTLELRHGR from the coding sequence ATGAACTACCAGGCGTTTCCCTCCCGCAGCCGGTCCAGCGACGACACCGGGCTGGGCGGCCTTGCCCTGCTCGCGATCGCGAGCGCGACCGAGATCTGCGAGGCGGTGCCCGAGCTCCAGGCCCGCGGCTTCTTCGCCGCAATCGGCCGGCGCATGGCCGCGCTCGAAAGTCTCGATGATCTCTCCGATGCCGCCCTGCTCTCGATGCGCATCAACGATTTCTGGCGCGCGCTGGACTGGGGGGAAGCCAAGCTCGAACTGACCGACGAGGGAATTATCGTCCAGCACACCAATCTTCCGCGCGGCATCGCTCCCGATCCGCGCGGCCACTGGGCCACGATGCTCGCAGGCGTTCTCGAAGGCGCCTACGACAGCTGGTTCCGCACGCTGGGCAGCGGCCCGGCGCTCACCACCACTGCCGAATGGAAAGGGGATACGCTCGAGCTTCGCCATGGTCGATGA
- a CDS encoding glycosyl hydrolase family 8, whose product MVDDYRRIDRRTFAIGLMAALAACNKSQKSEAAMPGMHTAPRPTLPAPSPVATSFWNAWRTHFLAPEGRVVDTGNGDISHSEGQSYGLLLAYQAGERDTFTRIAEWTEANLARRDMALYGWRWEPAARAMTDTNNATDGDIVIAWALALAGERWNEPRWTERAREVRAAIRKHCVITRYNRQLLIPGLQGFVEDAGVTLNPSYFVWPALDQFAKADGMATWGRVIRDSEDLLRLSRFGRHDLPCDWIRVTGTRSVAPAPDKPPRFGYDAIRVALWGAQGNRTDLTAPVASYWRSCLAQHRPIPAWIDVVSGQEADYALSNGGAAIAGRLLGTAYPTQLSNDYFAASQQMLAQV is encoded by the coding sequence ATGGTCGATGATTACAGACGTATCGACAGGCGCACCTTCGCGATCGGCCTGATGGCCGCGCTTGCCGCCTGCAACAAGAGCCAGAAGAGCGAGGCCGCCATGCCCGGCATGCACACCGCGCCCCGTCCCACGCTTCCCGCCCCCAGCCCTGTCGCCACCTCGTTCTGGAACGCGTGGCGCACCCACTTCCTCGCGCCCGAGGGCCGCGTCGTGGACACCGGCAATGGCGACATCAGCCACAGCGAAGGCCAGAGCTACGGCCTGCTGCTGGCCTACCAGGCGGGCGAGCGCGACACCTTCACGCGCATCGCCGAATGGACCGAGGCCAACCTCGCGCGCCGCGACATGGCGCTCTACGGCTGGCGCTGGGAGCCCGCGGCGCGCGCGATGACCGACACCAACAACGCGACCGACGGCGATATCGTGATCGCCTGGGCGCTGGCGCTGGCTGGGGAGCGCTGGAACGAGCCGCGCTGGACCGAACGCGCCCGCGAGGTCCGCGCCGCGATCCGCAAGCACTGCGTCATCACGCGCTACAACCGCCAGCTGCTGATCCCGGGCCTGCAGGGCTTCGTCGAGGACGCAGGCGTCACGCTCAACCCCAGCTACTTCGTGTGGCCCGCGCTCGACCAGTTTGCCAAGGCCGACGGGATGGCGACCTGGGGCCGTGTGATCCGCGACAGCGAAGACCTCCTGCGCCTCTCGCGCTTCGGACGCCACGATCTTCCCTGCGACTGGATCCGGGTGACCGGCACGCGCAGCGTTGCCCCGGCCCCCGACAAGCCGCCGCGCTTTGGCTACGATGCGATCCGCGTCGCGCTGTGGGGCGCGCAGGGCAACCGCACCGATCTCACCGCGCCGGTTGCCAGCTACTGGCGCTCGTGCCTCGCCCAGCACCGCCCGATCCCGGCCTGGATCGACGTGGTGAGCGGCCAGGAAGCGGACTACGCCCTCTCCAACGGCGGCGCGGCAATTGCCGGGCGCCTTTTGGGGACGGCCTATCCCACCCAGCTCTCGAACGACTACTTCGCCGCCTCGCAGCAGATGCTCGCGCAGGTGTGA